A genomic region of Cydia amplana chromosome 5, ilCydAmpl1.1, whole genome shotgun sequence contains the following coding sequences:
- the LOC134647860 gene encoding protein FAN-like, whose protein sequence is MDKSRFSMLLLEPGEIYFEDYSCIFNDFESLHGGNSRQGRLKLCSKSLVFEPTDWTYPLIKLHFRDCMSIDVIKPQTPESPQNVIKVEMKQFAEMLEENILAPYKFQYEKKTFYIFFDFASAEETLYQMHQLQRASTLNAPEHNSMVATILHSRYMRMVFDPVMMDDFTEEIVCELQAEKISPLVRHQGKLALTPTTLYFQPFSNVESSPILKLKLSHLKRLYKRRFLLRQVGLEIYSADESSVAHIYLTFQSQDDRDRTYDMLGQSPSVNLERVHAEETTLQWQNGVVSNYDYLMHLNCLADRSKNDLTQYPVFPWVISDYTSTELDLDNVDVYRDLSKPMGALNPDRLEKLKERYQEMSHPKFMYGSHYSAPGLVLFYLVRKYPEYMLCLQNGRFDHPDRMFNSVRDVYNNCLRNMSDFKELVPEFYDTDAKGDFLVNKYQINFGDRHDGTKVNNVSLPPWADSPANFVAKLREALESEYVSRHLHLWIDLIFGYKQRGEEAIKANNVFHHVCYEGSVDLDDIYDMNDRHALEVQIMEFGQVPKQLFTKPHVRRVTHEIPKSIKEDLEENDIVYKLECIDSIQLHKEEVTCALRQGPRLISVGKDGTLKVYDTSLKKQIRSVILCATPLSSCVMVDENIVAAGSWDNEIYLYDVDYGRVVESFRAHDDCVSCLLWLEKERLLISGGHDGVVRAWGELGRTGQALRGLRAEFDHDGKVCAVTFRRRRHSVDIIAGTSDGELYVWDLIARELLAKMSIHTSPIVGACFIPAGDRIVTIARDTDMSVTDLLVCDSVYHAQLAEGAAALCWQGPRALWLGGRRGALLQWDMMRAQPRAETDAHQDVINCVYYDAATETIVTASKDKTVKIWKMISRS, encoded by the exons ATGGACAAATCAAG ATTTTCGATGCTCCTTTTAGAGCCTGGTGAAATTTACTTTGAAGATTATTCATGTATTTTCAATGATTTTGAATCATTACATGGTGGTAATTCCAGACAAGGTAGACTGAAACTCTGCTCAAAGTCCCTTGTGTTTGAGCCCACAGACTGGACATATCCATTAATTAAGTTACACTTTAGAGACTGCATGAGCATAGATGTGATAAAGCCCCAGACTCCTGAGAGCCCACAGAATGTAATTAAAGTAGAAATGAAGCAGTTTGCAGAAATGCTAGAGGAGAATATATTggccccatacaaatttcaatatgaaaagaaaacattttatatatttttcgatTTTGCTTCGGCAGAAGAGACATTATATCAAATGCATCAGTTGCAAAGGGCATCCACCTTGAATGCACCGGAACACAACAGCATGGTAGCTACTATTCTGCACTCTAGGTACATGCGGATGGTTTTTGACCCGGTGATGATGGATGACTTCACTGAGGAGATAGTTTGTGAGCTGCAGGCGGAGAAAATATCACCCCTAGTTAGACATCAAGGCAAGCTGGCTTTAACTCCAACCACATTATATTTTCAACCCTTCAGTAATGTTGAAAGT agcccaattttgaaattaaagcTAAGCCACCTGAAGCGGTTGTACAAGCGCAGATTTTTACTAAGGCAAGTT GGCTTGGAAATCTACAGTGCAGATGAGAGTTCAGTAGCCCACATCTACCTAACCTTTCAGTCCCAGGACGACAGAGACAGAACCTACGATATGCTGGGGCAGTCTCCCAGTGTAAACCTAGAAAGAGTTCACGCTGAGGAAACTACCCTGCAGTGGCAAAATGGAGTGGTTTCTAATTATGACTACTTGATGCATTTAAATTG CCTCGCAGACCGAAGTAAAAATGATCTCACTCAATACCCAGTATTTCCATGGGTAATATCAGACTATACATCTACAGAGTTAGACCTAGATAATGTCGATGTGTACAGAGATCTGTCAAAGCCCATGGGGGCGTTAAACCCAGATAGGTTAGAGAAATTAAAAGAAAGATATCAAGAGATGTCCCATCCCAAATTTATGTACGGCTCACATTATTCCGCTCCAGGATTGGTGCTATTTTATCTA GTCAGAAAATATCCCGAATATATGCTTTGTCTCCAGAATGGAAGATTTGACCATCCTGATAGGATGTTCAATTCAGTGAGAGACGTGTATAACAACTGTTTAAGGAATATGTCGGATTTTAAG GAGCTAGTTCCCGAATTCTACGACACCGATGCTAAAGGCGACTTTCTagtgaacaaatatcaaataaatttcGGAGATCGTCACGACGGGACCAAAGTGAACAACGTGTCGCTTCCGCCCTGGGCAGACTCGCCGGCCAACTTCGTGGCAAAGCTTCGGGAGGCGTTGGAGTCAGAATATGTCTCTAGGCATTTACATTTGTGGATCGATCTCATTTTTGGGTACAAACAAAGAGGGGAGGAGGCTATTAAAGCTAATAATG TTTTTCATCACGTATGCTACGAAGGCTCGGTTGACTTAGATGACATATACGACATGAACGACAGGCATGCGCTAGAAGtgcaaataatggaatttggcCAAGTACCAAAACAGCTCTTTACCAAACCCCACGTTCGAAGGGTCACGCACGAAATACCGAAGAGCATAAAAGAAGATTTGGAAGAAAACGATATTGTTTATAAACTAGAATGCATTGACAGTATTCAACTACATAAAGAGGAAGTCACGTGTGCATTAAGACAAGGTCCAAGACTGATTTCTGTGGGTAAAGATGGGACCCTAAAAGTGTATGATACGTCATTGAAAAAGCAAATAAGAAGCGTCATACTGTGCGCGACGCCGCTCAGCTCGTGCGTCATGGTCGATGAAAATATTGTCGCAGCTGGCTCGTGGGACAATGAAAT aTATTTGTACGACGTGGATTACGGTAGAGTGGTGGAGAGCTTCCGAGCGCACGACGACTGCGTCAGCTGTTTGTTGTGgttagaaaaag AGCGACTCCTGATATCAGGCGGCCATGACGGCGTAGTGCGTGCTTGGGGCGAGCTCGGCCGCACGGGGCAGGCGCTGCGCGGGCTGCGCGCCGAGTTCGACCACGACGGGAAGGTGTGCGCCGTCACCTTCAG ACGTCGCCGACACAGTGTGGACATAATCGCCGGCACGAGCGACGGCGAGCTCTACGTATGGGACCTAATAGCGCGCGAGCTACTCGCCAAGATGTCCATCCACACCTCGCCCATCGTTGGCGCCTGTTTTATACCGGCTGGTGATCGCATAGTCACCATCGCGCGCGATACGGACATGAGCGTCACAGATCTACTTGTATGCGACTCG GTGTACCACGCTCAGCTGGCGGAAGGTGCGGCCGCGCTCTGCTGGCAGGGCCCTCGCGCGCTGTGGctgggcgggcggcgcggcgcgctgcTGCAGTGGGACATGATGCGCGCGCAGCCGCGCGCCGAGACTGACGCGCACCAAG ACGTGATCAACTGCGTGTATTACGACGCCGCTACAGAAACTATAGTAACCGCCAGCAAAGACAAAACTGTGAAGATTTGGAAAATGATCTCAAGATCCTGA